The following proteins come from a genomic window of Gordonia westfalica:
- the lysX gene encoding bifunctional lysylphosphatidylglycerol synthetase/lysine--tRNA ligase LysX, protein MATDTPLAPVDPSSPDDHPEAPRRTPTAADRRSLVLLDKIRRPTGFGRNAPQVAGTVVGVLATIALLSSLFPAFRHLIHDPRRYVDDYIITLPDTSFAWAFVLALVAIALSARKRIAWWISAIYLVLFMVGNVLYLIPALEDDLDVTSWDRTNLYIGLVIDLAALVFLVATYRQFHTRVRRGAIPAAIATLVVGLGIATLLGWALVWAFPHTLTRADRLPYAFNRVVAFGAIDQEASFDGRHAPVFVNGLLGLFGALALIAAAVVLFRSQRLRWLMTAEDEALIRALITRFNDDDSLAYFSTRRDKAVVFSPDGRAAITYRVEVGVGIAGGDPIGDPESWPDAITEFLTLCEKYGWHPASIGSSSRGAAAYDAAGFISLNIGDEAILHTREFSLSGPAMKAVRQAVTRTRRAGVTVRIRRHGDIGDAEMEKVVARADEWRDTDEERGFAMALSRIGDRADDACLLVEAVVGEGTSQEKVVGMLSFVPWGRRGASLDLMRRDRQGPNGVVETMVAELCRNSEQFGITEVSLNFAAFRAFFEQGPQIGAGPIMRAGYSVLMFGSRFFQMESLYKSNAKYLPDWESRYLCFEDNRILPRVGLAAIVTEGFITLPSFGRAKHYIEGQPSIPAGVDAPALIAELEAEAATPEGAVVHRPEQVRVRLEKMDRLVERGFDPYPPADQPTHTIAQARTEPEGTVVTVAGRVTRLRDFGKVVFADMHDWSGEVQVLVEDSRIISGTPDFGTDVDLGDLIQARGVIGTSRKGALSILIDAWRINGKCLRPLPDKWAGLTDPEARVRQRYVDLAINEETRKNLAIRSVVVKSLRDFLGARGFLEVETPILQQIHGGANATPFQTHINAYNLDLYLRIAPELYLKRLCVGGVEKVFEIGRNFRNEGVDFSHNPEFTSLEAYEAHSDYLKMLDLTREMIQHAATAAYGEPVIIRTDADGNEERVDISGEWPVKTVHEVVSEGAGEEITAETSVEQLRAVCDRLEINYRPDWDAGQVVLELYEHLGEDRTTFPTFYTDFPTSTSPLTRAHRSKPGVAERWDLVAWGVELGTAYTELTDPVEQRKRLTEQSILAADGDPEAMELDEDFLQALEYAMPPTGGLGVGVDRVVMLITGQSIRESLAFPLAKPQDA, encoded by the coding sequence ATGGCCACCGACACCCCCCTTGCGCCGGTCGACCCGTCCAGCCCCGATGATCATCCCGAGGCACCCCGGCGGACTCCCACCGCAGCCGACCGACGCTCCCTCGTCCTCCTCGACAAGATCAGGCGCCCTACCGGATTCGGCCGCAATGCGCCTCAGGTCGCGGGCACCGTCGTCGGTGTACTCGCGACGATCGCGCTGCTGTCCAGCCTGTTTCCGGCCTTTCGCCATCTGATCCACGACCCTCGGCGCTACGTCGACGACTACATCATCACGCTGCCCGACACGAGTTTCGCGTGGGCTTTCGTCCTGGCGCTGGTCGCGATCGCGTTGTCGGCACGCAAGCGGATCGCCTGGTGGATCAGCGCGATCTACCTGGTGCTCTTCATGGTGGGCAACGTGCTCTACCTGATCCCGGCGCTCGAGGACGACCTCGACGTGACGTCGTGGGATCGGACCAACCTCTACATCGGTCTGGTCATCGACCTCGCCGCGTTGGTCTTCCTCGTGGCGACCTACCGACAGTTCCACACCAGAGTGCGCCGGGGTGCGATCCCCGCGGCGATCGCCACGCTGGTCGTCGGTCTCGGCATCGCAACGCTGCTCGGCTGGGCGCTGGTCTGGGCCTTCCCGCATACGCTGACCCGCGCAGATCGCCTGCCGTACGCGTTCAACCGCGTGGTCGCCTTCGGCGCGATCGACCAGGAGGCGTCCTTCGACGGTCGCCATGCCCCGGTTTTCGTCAACGGCCTGCTGGGTCTGTTCGGTGCGCTCGCGCTGATCGCCGCGGCGGTCGTGCTGTTCCGGTCGCAACGACTGCGCTGGCTGATGACCGCGGAGGACGAAGCACTCATCCGCGCCCTCATCACGAGGTTCAACGACGATGACTCGCTCGCCTACTTCTCGACGCGCCGCGACAAGGCGGTCGTGTTCTCGCCCGACGGCCGGGCCGCGATCACCTACCGGGTGGAGGTGGGCGTCGGGATCGCCGGCGGTGACCCGATCGGCGACCCGGAGTCGTGGCCCGACGCCATCACGGAGTTCCTCACCCTCTGTGAGAAATACGGTTGGCATCCGGCTTCCATCGGGTCGAGTTCACGTGGCGCCGCGGCCTACGACGCCGCCGGTTTCATCTCGCTCAACATCGGCGACGAGGCCATCCTGCACACGCGCGAGTTCAGCCTGAGCGGGCCGGCGATGAAGGCCGTGCGCCAGGCCGTCACCCGCACCCGGCGTGCCGGCGTGACGGTCCGGATCCGACGCCACGGCGACATCGGCGATGCCGAGATGGAGAAGGTCGTCGCACGCGCCGACGAATGGCGGGACACCGACGAGGAACGCGGCTTCGCGATGGCGTTGTCGCGCATCGGCGATCGCGCCGATGACGCCTGCCTGCTGGTCGAGGCCGTCGTCGGCGAGGGCACCTCCCAGGAGAAGGTCGTCGGCATGCTCTCGTTCGTCCCGTGGGGCCGCCGCGGCGCCTCGCTGGACCTGATGCGGCGCGACCGTCAGGGACCCAACGGCGTCGTCGAGACGATGGTCGCCGAATTGTGCCGCAACTCCGAACAATTCGGGATCACCGAGGTCTCACTCAACTTCGCCGCCTTCCGCGCCTTCTTCGAGCAGGGGCCGCAGATCGGCGCCGGACCGATCATGCGCGCGGGCTATTCGGTGCTGATGTTCGGTTCGCGGTTCTTCCAGATGGAATCGCTGTACAAGTCGAACGCCAAGTACCTGCCCGATTGGGAGTCGCGGTACCTGTGCTTCGAGGACAACCGCATCCTGCCGCGCGTCGGTCTCGCCGCGATCGTCACCGAGGGGTTCATCACCCTTCCCTCGTTCGGGCGGGCCAAGCACTACATCGAGGGCCAGCCGTCGATCCCGGCGGGCGTCGATGCACCAGCGCTGATCGCCGAACTGGAGGCCGAGGCAGCGACTCCCGAGGGCGCGGTCGTTCACCGACCCGAGCAGGTGCGAGTCCGGCTCGAGAAGATGGACCGTCTGGTCGAGCGTGGTTTCGATCCGTACCCGCCCGCCGACCAGCCGACACACACCATCGCGCAGGCGCGGACCGAACCCGAGGGCACCGTCGTCACCGTCGCCGGCCGCGTCACGCGTCTGCGCGACTTCGGCAAGGTGGTGTTCGCCGACATGCACGACTGGTCGGGTGAGGTTCAGGTACTGGTCGAGGATTCGCGGATCATCTCGGGTACACCCGACTTCGGCACCGACGTCGACCTCGGCGACCTGATCCAGGCGCGCGGTGTCATCGGCACCAGCCGCAAGGGTGCGCTGTCGATCCTCATCGACGCCTGGCGGATCAACGGCAAGTGCCTGCGACCCTTGCCGGACAAGTGGGCCGGTCTCACCGACCCCGAGGCACGCGTGCGTCAGCGCTACGTCGACCTCGCCATCAACGAGGAGACCCGGAAGAACCTAGCGATCCGCAGCGTGGTGGTGAAGTCGTTGCGCGACTTCCTCGGTGCCCGCGGCTTCCTGGAGGTCGAGACGCCGATCCTGCAGCAGATCCACGGCGGCGCCAACGCGACACCGTTCCAGACGCACATCAACGCCTACAACCTCGACCTCTACCTGCGGATCGCGCCGGAGCTCTACTTGAAGCGACTGTGCGTCGGCGGTGTGGAGAAGGTGTTCGAGATCGGCCGCAACTTCCGCAACGAGGGCGTCGACTTCAGTCACAACCCGGAGTTCACGAGCCTGGAAGCCTATGAGGCACACAGCGATTACCTGAAGATGCTGGACCTCACCCGCGAGATGATCCAGCACGCGGCGACGGCGGCCTACGGCGAACCGGTCATCATCCGCACCGACGCGGACGGAAACGAAGAGCGCGTGGACATCTCGGGGGAGTGGCCGGTGAAGACCGTCCACGAGGTGGTGTCCGAGGGTGCGGGAGAAGAGATCACCGCGGAGACCTCGGTCGAACAGCTCCGCGCGGTGTGTGATCGCCTCGAGATCAACTACCGCCCGGACTGGGACGCCGGACAGGTCGTGCTCGAACTCTACGAACACCTCGGCGAGGACCGCACGACGTTCCCGACGTTCTACACCGACTTCCCGACGTCGACGTCGCCGTTGACCCGTGCCCACCGCAGCAAGCCCGGCGTCGCGGAGCGCTGGGATCTCGTCGCGTGGGGTGTGGAGCTCGGTACCGCGTACACCGAGCTCACCGATCCGGTGGAGCAGCGCAAGCGTCTCACCGAGCAGTCGATCCTGGCCGCCGACGGCGACCCGGAGGCGATGGAACTCGACGAGGACTTCCTGCAGGCCCTCGAGTACGCGATGCCGCCGACCGGCGGACTGGGCGTGGGCGTGGACCGCGTGGTCATGCTCATCACCGGTCAGTCGATCCGCGAATCGCTGGCCTTCCCGCTGGCCAAACCGCAGGACGCCTGA
- a CDS encoding RNA-binding S4 domain-containing protein, with product MIGTVYDVTIRDDSIRLGQFLKLANLIESGAEAKEVIADGLVTVNGEVETRRGRQLTLGDVVEVGGMSVRVTREEV from the coding sequence ATGATCGGGACCGTGTACGACGTGACGATCCGCGACGACTCCATCCGACTCGGCCAGTTCCTGAAACTGGCCAACCTCATCGAATCCGGTGCCGAGGCCAAAGAAGTCATCGCCGACGGTCTGGTGACGGTCAACGGCGAGGTCGAGACCCGGCGCGGACGTCAGCTCACGCTCGGCGATGTCGTCGAGGTGGGCGGGATGAGCGTGCGGGTCACCCGCGAAGAGGTCTGA